The Pseudomonas aeruginosa genome includes the window CCCTCGGCAAGCGCCTGGAGATAGTCGTCGAGGGAACGCTTGGGGCCGTCGCCGACGCGCTTGCTCAGGGCCTGCACGCCGGCACAGACGAACTCGCCGAACTGTTGCCGCAGCTCCTCGGGTGAGGTCGCCGTGTCTTCCAGGGTGTCGTGCAGGACCGCGATCTGCAGGGTTTCCCCGAGCCGTTCGATGGCACCGTCGCGATCGGCGGCCAGCAGCTCGTTGGCGACCATGCCCAGGTGCACCAGATAAGGCAGCGGCGAGCCGCTGAGGGCCTGGTTGCGGTGGGCGCGGGCGGCGAACAGCCAGGCCTGGTTGTAGCGATCGGCGAGGTGCGTGGACATCGTGGGAGCGCTCATGCGAACGGGGCAGGCGCATGGCGCCTGCCCCGTGGTCCGCTTAGTAGCGATAGGTGTCCGGCTTGAACGGGCCTTCCACGCTCACGCCGATGTACTCGGCCTGTTTCGGGGTCAGTTGGGTGACCACGCCGCCGAAGCCCTTGACCATCTCCAGGGCCACTTCCTCGTCGAGCTTCTTCGGCAGCACTTCGACGCTCAGGCGCTTGGCCTTCTCGGCGGCCGGCAGGTCGGCGTACTTCTGCTCGAACAGGTGGATCTGCGCCAGCACCTGGTTGGCGAAGGAACCGTCCATGATCCGGCTCGGATGGCCGGTGGCGTTGCCCAGGTTGACCAGGCGGCCCTCAGCGAGAAGGATCAGGTAGTCGTCGTTGTGCGCGTCGAAACCGTCCTTGCCGGTGCGGTGGATCTTGTGCACCTGCGGCTTGACCTCTTCCCAGGCCCAGTTCTTGCGCATGAAGGCGGTGTCGATCTCGTTGTCGAAGTGGCCGATGTTGCAGACCACCGCGCGTTTCTTCAGCGCCTTGAGCATGTTGGCGTCGCAGACGTTGACGTTGCCGGTGGTGGTGACGATCAGGTCGATCTTGCCCAGCAGCGCGGCGTCGATGCTGGCCTCGGTGCCGTCGTTGATGCCGTTCTTGTACGGCGAGACGACTTCGAAGCCGTCCATGCAGGCCTGCATGGCGCAGATCGGGTCGACTTCCGCGACCTTGACGATCATGCCTTCCTGGCGCAGCGACTGCGAGGAGCCCTTGCCCACGTCGCCGTAGCCGATCACCAGGGCCTGCTTGCCCGACAGCAGGTGGTCGGTGCCGCGCTTGATGGCGTCGTTGAGGCTATGGCGGCAGCCGTACTTGTTGTCGTTCTTGCTCTTGGTCACCGAGTCGTTGACGTTGATCGCCGGGACTTTCAGGGTGCCGTTCTTGAGCATGTCGAGCAGGCGGTGGACCCCGGTGGTGGTCTCTTCGGTGATGCCGTGGATGCGCTCGAGCATCTGCGGGTATTTCTTGTGCAGGATCTCGGTCAGGTCACCGCCGTCGTCCAGCACCATGTTGGCGTCCCACGGCTGGCCGTCCTTGAGGATGGTCTGCTCGATGCACCATTCGTACTCTTCCTCGGTCTCGCCCTTCCAGGCGAACACCGGGATGCCGGCTGCGGCGATGGCGGCGGCGGCCTGGTCCTGGGTGGAGAAGATGTTGCAGCTCGACCAGCGGACTTCGGCGCCCAGCGCGACCAGGGTCTCGATCAGCACGCCGGTCTGGATGGTCATGTGGATGCAACCGAGGATCTTCGCGCCTTTCAGCGGCTGCTGGCCGGCATACTTGCGGCGCAGGCCCATCAGTGCGGGCATTTCCGATTCGGCGATGATCAGCTCGCGGCGGCCCCAGGCGGCCAGGGTGATGTCGGCGACCTTGTAGTCGGTGAAACCGGCGGGCGTCATGGCAGCGCTCATGCGTAACTCTCCATTCGTTGTCTGCGAATGGGCGCCGTTGGTGCGTTGACAGACCGGCGAGGCCGGCCTGAGAGCGCGCTCCGTTCGAGCCTGACAGGCCTAGGCCTGCTGCAGCGCCCCTCGAACGGAAGGCGGGAGCGACCCGAAGGGCCGCCTGAGCGGGCGATTATAGCGGCGCCACATGAAACTCCCAAGTCACCCCTGATACGCCGCTCGTCGCCGTGCGTCGTGTCCTCGGGCTGCGGCGATGCACCGCAGCGCAGAAGCGCGGGGAATTTGCGGGTCAGGATGCTAGAGTGCGCGGTCATGAGAATCGCTCCCAACTCCCGCTCGCCGCTGCTGCAGTGGCTGAGCTTCGCCCTCTGTGCCTGCGTGCTGGTCAACGCGCTGGCTTGCGGCGTCCTGCACCTGCAGGCGCTGGGAGTGGGCAGCGACAAGGGGCAGAAGGCCAGCGTCGGGCTGTTCTGCGTCGCCGGTGCCAGCCAATGGCTATCCCTGGATCCCGACGACGGGTCCGCCGGCGATCCGGTACCGGTCAATCCCCAGTTGCCGATGAGCTGCCCGATGTGCAGCGCCCTGGTGCTGTTCGTCGCGCTCGGGGTGATCTGGTCCTGGCGCTTGCAACGGCGACGCCAGGCGCGTTTCCGCCCGCCCGCCACGCGCGAGCCGGTGCCGCCCCGATACGTCTGGCCGCCGGCCAACCCGCGCGCTTCCCCCGCCTGATCCTGAACGCCCGCCGCGCCGGGCATTTGCATCCGTCGCCCGTCCTGCCTCGTCCGCGCAGCGCTCGCCGCTGTCCATCCGGACGAGGCGGGCGTGCCCACCATGCCTTGCTTCAGGATCGCTCGATGAAAAAGCACTCCACGGCCCGCCGCGTCCTCGCGCTGGGTCTCAACCTCACCCTGGCCGGCGTTCCGGCCTTGCTCTGGGCCGATGAGGAACCCACCGAACTGCCCGCCCTCACCGTCAGCGCCGGCGCCGGCGGGGAAACCCCGCCGGCCCTCGATCTCGACGACAGCGCCGGCGGCGGCTCGCGCCTGGGCCTGAGCCTGCGCGAGACTCCCGGCTCGGTAAGCGTGGCCAACCGTGCCAGCTTCGAGCGGCGCGGCCTGCGCAGCACCCAGGACATCGCCAACAGCCTGCCCGGCGTGAACGCCTCGGCGCCGCCCGGCTTCGGCGGCTTCGTCACCTACCGCGGCTTCAGCTCGAACCAGGTCAACCAGTTGTTCAACGGCATTCCGGTGCAATACAGCAGCGCCATGCGTCCGCTGGACGACTGGATCGTCGACCGCGTCGAGCTGGTCGGCGGTCCGTCCTCCTTCCTCAACGGCGCCGGTGCCGTCGGCGGCTCGCTGGACTACATCAGCAAGCTCGCCGACCGCTACGGCGATTTCATGGAAGGCCGGGTGCGCTATGGCAGCTACGACGATTCGGAAGTCGCCTTCGGCTTCAACCAGGCCCTGGGCATCGGCCCCGAGCCGAAGCACTTCGTGCGCCTGGACGTCAGCCGCAGCGGCGGCAACGGCTACGTCGACCGCAATTCGCGCGAATCGTGGAACGTCGCTTTCTCCCTGCTCAGCGACCTGACCCCGGACCTTTCCCACACCCTGGCCCTGGAGTACCAGGACGAGCAGGAAGACAGCCCCTACTGGGGCACGCCGGTGCTCAATCCCTACGCCGGCGAGCTGAAGATCGACAAGAGCCGTCGCCGCGAGAACTACAATGTCGCCGATGGCCGCTACGAACAGCGCGTGCGCTGGCTGCGCTCGATCCTCGAATACCGGGTCAGCGACAGCACGCGCTGGCGCAACACCTTCTACCACTACGACGCCGAGCGCGATTACCGCAACCTCGAGACCTACCGCTACAACGCCGACAACAGCGGGGTGGTGCGCTCCAACGCATTCCTCCAGCGCCACGACCAGCAGCTCAACGGCAACCGCTTCGAGCTACAGCACAGCCAGCCGCTGTTCGGACTGGCCAGCGACTGGGCGCTGGGCTTCGACTACAGCATCAACAAGCAGACGCGCTTCCCGAGTACCGCCTCCGGGCCGTTCGGTACGGTCGATCCGGCCAGTTTCGAGCCGGGCCACTTCTACGACCTGCCGGGCATGCGTCCCGGCCACCGGAAGGACCGCAGCAACGAGGTGCGCACCAGCGCGTTGTTCGCCGAGAACCGCCTGGGCCTGACCGACGAGCTGTCGCTGGTCACCGGGCTGCGCTACGACCACCTCGACCTCGACGTGCGCAACCATCGGACGGTGACCGCCAGCGATCCCGCACACTTCGAACGGCGCTGGGACGTGGTCACCGGGCGCGCCGGGCTGGTCTACCAGTTCACCCCGCACGCCAACGTCTACCTGCAATACAGTACCGCCGCCGACCCGCCGGGCGGGGTGCTGACCAGCGCCAGCTTCGGTCAGGTCCGCGACTACGACCTGTCCACCGGCGACCAGTGGGAGCTGGGCAGCAAGTTCGATTTCCTCGACGGTCGCGGCAGCGCCACCCTGGCCGCCTACCGCATCGTCCGCCGGGACTTCTCGGTGGCCGACCCGAACAACCCCAACCTCAGCGTGCCGGTGGGCCAGCAGACCTCCAGGGGCATCGAGGCCGCCGCCTCCCTGCGGATCACCCCGAAGCTGCTGGCCGAGGGCAATTTCGCCTGGGTCGACGCGCAGTACGACGAGTTCACCGAGAACGTCGGCGGCGTCGCCGTCTCGCGTAAGGGCAAGACGCCGCCGAACGTGCCGGAGCGGGTCGGCAACCTGTGGCTGACCTACGACTTCGACCCGGCCTGGCAGGGCGGGGTGGACGCGCGCTACGTGTCCTCGGTGTACGCCAACAACGCCAACACCTGGCACGTGCCGTCCTACACGGTCTACGGGACTTTCCTCAGCTACCGGCTGGACGAGCGCACGCGGATCACCGGGCGCGTGCGCAACCTCACCGACGAGGTCTACGCGCGCTTCGTGCAGAGCACGCCGCTGTACTACGTCGGCGACCCGCGCACCTTCGAGCTGAGCGTGCAGACGCGCTTCTGAGGAGTCGTCGATGAAACGCTACCTGTACCTGTGGCACCGCTGGCTGGGCATCGGCTGCTGCCTGCTGATGGTGCTCTGGTTCGTCTCCGGCATGGTCATGCTGTATGTCGGCTATCCCAAGCTGACTCCGCTGGAACGCCTGGCCCACCTGCCCGAGCTGGACGGCTGCGAGGCCTGCGTACCGCTGCGGACGGCCCTCGCCGGCAGCGATGGAAAGACCCCGCGGAGCATCCGGCTGGCCAGCGTAGGAGGCCTGCCGACCTACCTGCTGGACGATGCCGACGGACGCACGCGTGCGCTGGCGGCGCGCGACGGCCGACCGCTGGCGGTGGACGCGGACAGGGTGCTGGCTTCGGCCCGTGCTTTCAGCGGCGAAGTACCGATGCAGTTGCAAGGGCGGATCGAGGAAGACGCCTGGACCCATACCCGCAACCTCGATCCGCACCGGCCGCTATGGCGGGTGCAGACCGCGGACGAGCAGGGCCGGCTGCTCTACCTGTCCTCGCAGACCGGCGAGGTGGTACGCGACGCCAGCCGCCGGGAGCGCGCCTGGAACTGGCTCGGCGCCTGGCTGCACTGGCTCTATCCGCTGCGCGGCGGCGGGTTCGACGGGCAGTGGGCGAACCTGGTGATCGGCCTGTCGCTGCTGGCGACCCTGGCGACCGTCCTCGGCATCCTCGTCGGCCTGCTCCGCTGGCGCTTCCGCAAGCCCTACCGCAGCGGCTCGCGCTCGCCCTATGCGGGCGGTTTCCAGCGCTGGCACCACCTCGCCGGCCTGCTCTTCGGCGCGCTGGTGCTGAGCTGGATCTTCAGCGGGCTGATGTCGATGAATCCGTGGAACCTGTTCGGCCGCGGTACGCCGCTCGACCTCGCGGCCTACCAGGGCGGTAGCTGGGACCGGGCGCTGCCCGCCGGACTGGAGGCGGACGCTGTCCTGCGGCGCTTGCGTGCCGCCGGGTTGCGGGTGCGCGAGCTGGAGTGGCGGGCGCTCGACGGCGAGCCCTATGCGCTCGGGCGCAGCGCCAGCGGCAACAGCCTGCTGCTGACGGCGGATGGCGAAATCCTCCGCGAGCTACCCGCGGATCGCCTGCTGGCGGCGGCTCGCGCGCTGCTGCCGGGCGTGCCGATGCAGGCCGAACGGTTGGAACGCTACGACTTCTATTACTACCCGCGCGAAGAACACAGCATGATGGGCTACCTGGAGCGGCGCCTGCCGGTCTGGCGCCTGCGTTTCGACGATCCCCGGCATACCTGGGTGCACCTGGATCCCTACAGCGGCGCGGTGGTTGGCGTGCTCGACGACGGTCGGCGCGGCAGCCGCTGGCTGTTTTCCCTGTTGCATAGCTGGGACTGGCTGCCGCTGCTGACCCGGCGTCCGCTGTGGGACCTGTGGATGCTCGGTTTCAGCCTCGGCGGCCTGGTGGTCTGCGCCAGCGGCTGCTGGATCGGCTGGCGTCGCCTGCGCGGCCGCCGTCCGAAGCGTCGCTGAGAGGGGCTACCTGGCAAGACTGGGCGTCGCCGCACGCCCGGATTTGCTGGTAGCCTTGGTTGAATTCGCAGTAATGGATCGCACATGGGCACACACAAGATCGAGATCCGCCGCCGCAACGTCGAGAAGATTCTCCTGGCCGCCGAAAAAGTCTTCGCCGAAAAAGGCTACGCCGGCACCTCCATGGGCAACATCGCCGAAGAAGCCGAACTGCCGCGCTCCAACCTGCACTACTACTTCAGCACCAAGGACGAGCTGTACCGCGACGTCCTCCTCGGCCTGCTCGAGGTCTGGAAGCAGGACGCCCTCTGCTTCGAGATGTTCGATGACCCAAGGGTGGTATTGACCAGCTATATCCGCGCGAAGATGAACCATTCGCGCACCCGCCCGCATGGCTCCAAGGTCTGGGCCAACGAAATCATGCATGGCGCGCCGCTGCTCGGCGCCACCCTCGACGACAGCCTCTACGAATGGGCCAAGATGAAGGAGGCGAAGATCCGCCAGTGGGTCGAGGAAAAGCGCATCCTGTCGATCGAACCGAGCAGCCTGCTCTACATGATCTGGGCCTCCACCCAGCACTACGCCGACTTCGGCTACCAGGTCGAGGTGCTCAACGGCCACCAGCCGCTCAGCGACATGCAGTTCGAAAGGGCGGTGCAGACGGTGACCAGCGTGGTCCTGCGCGGAATCGGATTGGAGCCCTGAGCAGCGGAGCCTTCGCTAGAAGGCTCCGGCGAAGGCTCAGCTGGCGCGGGTGAAGTCCACCGCTTCAGCCTGTTCGAGGAACACCGTGGTCTGCGCCGGGACCGTCTCGGCGAGCAGCCGTCCGCCGCGGATCGAGTAGCGCACCGGGACCTGCCGGCGCACCGCGTCGAAGCCGTCGCGGGCCGGCAGCACCAGCAGGTTGGCCGGATGGCCGACCTCGATGCCGTATTCCCGCAGGCCGAGGGTGCGGGCGCTGTTGCGGGTGATCAGGTCGAGGCCGCCGTCGATCTCGTCGTAGCCCATCATCTGCGTCACGTGCAGGCCCATGTGCAGCACCTGCAGCATGTTCGCGGTGCCCAGCGGGTACCAGGGGTCGAACACGTCGTCGTGGCCGAAGCAGGTGTTGATCCCGGCACCGAGCAGTTCCTTGACCCGGGTGATGCCGCGGCGCTTCGGGTAGTCGTCGAAGCGACCCTGCAGGTGGATGTTCACCAGCGGGTTGGCGACGAAGTTGATTCCCGACAGTTTCAGCAGGCGGAACAGCCGCGAGGTGTAGGCGCCGTTGTAGGAGTGCATCGCCGTGGTGTGGCTGGCGGTGACCCGTGCGCCGAGGCCGTCGCGATGGGCGAGCATGGCCAGGGTCTCGAGGAAGCGCGACTGCTCGTCGTCGATCTCGTCGCAATGCACGTCCACTGGCAGGTCGTAGCGCTTGGCCAGGTCGATGGCCTTGTGCAGCGACTCGACGCCCAGCTCGCGGGTGAATTCGAAATGCGGGATCGCCCCCACCACGTCGGCGCCCAGGCGCAGCGACTCCTCCAGCAGTTCCAGGCCGTTGGGGTAGGAGAGAATGCCCTCCTGAGGGAAGGCGACGATCTGCAGGTCGACCCAGGGCGCCACTTCGCCGCGCACCTCGAGCATGGCCTTGAGCGCGGTGAGGGTCGGGTCGGAGACGTCGACGTGGCTGCGCACGTGCTGCACGCCGTTGGCGATCTGCCATTTCAGGGTCTGCCAGGCGCGCTGCTTGACGTCCTCGTGGCTGAGCAGGGCCTTGCGCTGGGCCCAGCGCTCGATGCCTTCGAACAGCGTGCCGGAGCGGTTCCACTCCGGCTGGCCGGCGGTCTGGGTGGTGTCGAGGTGGATGTGCGGCTCGATGAACGGCGGCACGGCAAGACCGCCGGCGCCGTCCAGGCGCTCGCCGGCGTCGTCGGCGGCCTGTTCCATCGGCACCAGGGCGGCGATACGGCCATCGGCGACGCGCAGTTGCCAGAGACCTTCGCGGCCGCGCAGGCGCAGGTTGTCAATCAGCATGGAGGACCTCTTCTGGTTTGTTCGGGCTGCGGCTCAGCAGGGGATTGAGCAGCAGGTAGGCGATGGCGGCGCCGAGCACCGCGTTGACCGGCACTATCCCCGGCAGCCAGTGGCCGGCGGCGGTGCCGCAGGCGACGGCGAGGATCGCCGCCCAGTTGATCGCCTGGATGTCCGCGCAGGGGTGCTGGCGGTAGCGCCGGCGGCGACTCAGGTAGTCGGCGATGATCACCCCGCCGATGGGCGGGATGGCGGCGGAGAGGAAGGTCAGCCAGCCGACGAAGTGGTTGTACAGCCAGAGCGCGGCGAGGGTGCCGAGGGCGCCGTTGAGCATCGCCAGGAAGCGGCTGGAGAGGCCGGTGATGTTGGCGAAGCCGAGGCCGGAGGCATACAGCGCGTTGTCGTTGGTGGTCCAGATGTTCAGGCCGAGGACCAGGATCGCCGGGATCAGCAGGCCCTGGGCGATCATCACGTCGGAGATGTCCGACTTGCCCACCGCCGCCGCGCCGGCCGCGCCGAAGATGAACATCAGCGAGTTGCCGAGGAAGAACGCCACCAGGCACACCACCACGGCGGTACGCGCGCTGCGGCCGAAGCGGACGAAGTCGGCGGTGAGGGTGCCGGCGCTGACGAACGAGCCGACCACCAGGGCGATCGCGGTCGAGAGGCTCAGCGGCGCGCTCGGCGTCACCTGCTGCAGCGCCGCCAGGCCGCCGGCGTCGCGCACCGCGAGCCATACCGAGTAGCTGCCGAGAACGACGATCGCCGGGACCGCGATGGCCGACAGCAGGGTCAGACCGGCGATGCCGAAGAACACCGTGAGGGTCATAAGCGCTCCGGAAACCAGGATCAGCAGGTTGACGTCGAGGCCGGTGGCCTTGGCCACCGGGATGGCGAACATCGCTACGCCGACGCCGAACCAGCCGACCTGGGTGCCGCCGAGCAACGCCGAGGGCAGCCAGGAGCCCTTGCTGCCGAACGAGTAATGCGCCAGCAGGTGAGTGGAAAGGCCGGTGCGCGCGCCGATGAAGCCGAGGATCGCGGTGTACAGGCCGAGCATCAGGTTGCCCAGCAGCACGGCGAGGAAGAAGTCGTCGTAGCTCAGGCCGGTGCCGAGGGTGCCGCCGGTCCACATGCTGGCGGAAAAGAAGGTCAGGCCGAGCATCACCACGCTCAGGGCCAGCGCGCTCTTGCGCGCTGCCAGCGGGACCGGTTGCTGGCTGTAGTTGCTGTCTGCGGACATGCGCGAGTCTCCGTGGGGCGCCGGCCGTCCGGGAGCGTCGGCCGGGCCGCGGCGAATGGTAGTCGAAGGCGGGTCGATCCGACAGACGCCGTTGCGCGTCGTCGGACCGCAGCGGCACGCAGGAAGCGTGCCGGCGCGCGGCAGGGCGGCGTCCGCCGGGGATGTGGGCGCCGCCCTGCGTTCAGGAGGCTTCGCGGTAGGGGTTGCGCGGATCCTGGGTCCAGTTGAGATAGGGCTTGCCGGTGTCCTGCGGCACCATTTCGATGCAGTTCTCCACCGGACAGGTGATCTGGCACAGGTTGCAGCCCACGCACTCGGCGTCGATCACTTCGTAGCGGTGCGTACCGTCGGCCCGGGGCAGGCTGGCGATGGCCTGGTGCGAGGTGTCCTCGCAGGCGATATGGCAGCGGCCGCAACCGATGCAGGCGTCCTGGTCGATGCGGGCGATCACCTGGTAGTTGATGTCCAGGTACTTCCAGTCGGTGGTATTGCCCACCGCGCCGCCGCTGAAATCGGACAGCCGCTGGTAGCCATGGCTGTCCATCCAGCGCGCGAGACCGTCCTGCATGTCCTCGACGATACGGAAGCCGTGCAGCATCGCCGCCGTGCATACCTGCACCGCGCCGCAGCCGAGCGCGACGAATTCCGCTGCGTCGCGCCAACTGCCGATACCGCCGATGCCACAGATCGGCAGGCCGCGGGTCTGCGGGTCGCGGGCGATCTCGGCGACCATGTTCAGGGCGATCGGCTTCACCGCCGAGCCGCAGTAGCCGCCGTGGGTGCTCTGGGTGCCGACCACGGGCAGGGCGACCATGCGCTCCAGGTCGACGCTGGTGATCGAGTTGATGGTGTTGATCAGCGACACCGCGTCGGCGCCGCCGCGATGGGCGGCGCGCGCCGACTGGCGGATGTCGGTGATGTTGGGGGTGAGCTTGACGATCACCGGCAGCGAGCAGTGGGTCTTGCACCAGCGGGTGACCATCTCCACGTACTCCGGTACCTGGCCCACCGCCGCGCCCATGCCGCGCTCGGGCATGCCGTGGGGGCAACCGAAGTTCAGCTCGATACCGTCGGCGCCGGTGGCTTCCACCAGCGGCAGGATGTATTTCCACGACTCCTCGACGCAGGGCACCATCAGCGACACGATCAGCGCGCGGTCTGGCCAGTCCTTCTTCACCTGGGCGATCTCGCGCAGGTTGATCTCCAGCGAGCGGTCGGTGATCAGCTCGATGTTGTTGATCCCCTGCACCTGGCGGTTCGGTCCGAAGTGCGCGGAATAACGCGACGACACGTTGACCGCCGCGGGGTCTTCGCCGAGGGTCTTCCAGACCACCCCGCCCCAGCCCGCCTGGTAGGCGCGGACCACGTTGTAGGCCTTGTCGGTGGGCGGCGCGGAGGCCAGCCAGAAGGGGTTGGGCGACTTGATGCCGGCGAATTCGATAGACAGGTCGGCCATCACGCAGCCTCCACGTTGAGCATGAGTTGGGCGTGGATCGCTTCCGCCGCCAGTTTGCCGTGCTGCACCGCCTGCACGGTGAGGTCCTCGCCGAGCGCCACGCAGTCGCCGCCGGCGTAGATGCCGGGGATGCTGGTGCGCATCTGTCCGTCGACCTGGATGCGCTCGCCGTCGCGCCGCAGTTGCGCTGCCAGCGGATCGCCCAGGCTGGCGCCTTCGAAGGCCTGGCCGATGGCCTTGAAGATGGCGTCGGCGGCCAGTTCGAAGTGCTCGCCGGTGTCGCCCAGGCGACCGTTCTCCAGGCGCGTGCGGGCGAAGCGCATGCCGCGCACCCGGCCGTGCTCGTCAAGCAGTACCCGTTCCGGTCGGGCCCAGGTCAGCAGGCGCACCTGGCTGGCCTTGGCGATCTCCTGCTCGTGGCCGGTGGCGCCCATTTCCTCGAAGCCACGGCGGTAGACCAGGTTGACGTCGCGGGCGCCGAGCCGGCTCATCTGCACCGCCATGTCGATGGCGGTGTTGCCGGCGCCGATGACGATGCAACGGTCGGCGACGGGCAGGTCGAGCAGGTCGTCGCTCTGCCGCAGCTCGCGGATGTAGTCGGTGGCGGCGAGCAGGCCGGGGGCGTCCTCGTCTTCCAGGCCGAGGCGCTTGCTGGCGGCCAGGCCGATGCCGAGGAACACCGCGTCGTACTCGTCGTGCAGGGCGCCGAGCGCCAGGTTGTCGCCGAGACGCTGGCCGTGGCGCAGTTCGATACCGCCGATCTGCAGGAGGAATTCCACTTCGCGCCGGGCGAAGTCGTCCACCAGCTTGTAGCGGGCGATGCCGTACTCGTTGAGGCCGCCGGCCTTGGCGCGGGCCTCGAAGAGCACCACGTCGTGGCCGTGCATGGCCAGGCGGTGGGCGCAGGACAGCCCGGCCGGCCCGGCGCCGACCACGGCGATGCGCTTGCCGGTGGCCGGCGAGCGCTTGAACGGATGTTCGTCGAAGCCGGCGTGGTCGAGGGCGTAGCGTTGCAACTGGCCGATCAGCACCGGTGCGCATTCCTGGGCGTTGTTGCGTACGCAGGCCCGCTGGCAGAGGATTTCCGTGGGGCAGACGCGGGCGCAGCTGCCGCCGAGGATGTTCGCCGAGAGGATCTTCTGCGCCGCGCCCTGGACATTCTCCTGGGCGATGCTGCGGATGAACCCGGGGATGTCGATCTCGGTCGGGCAGGCGTTGACGCAGGGCGCGTCGTAGCAGTATAGGCAGCGGGCGCTTTCCAGGGCGGCCTGGCGGGCGTTGAGCGGCGGCGCGAGGTCGGCGAAGCGCTCGGCGAGCGTGTCCGCGCCGGCGTCCGGACGGGGGAGGTGGTTCAGGGAATCGATCACGGTTGTAGCCTCTCTTCTGGTTTCTTCTCGGGGCAGTCAACGGCAATACGGCACCGTCCGGCCTCTACGGGCCGGTCCGGTATTGCGGGAAGGATCAGCGCTCGACGGCGACCGGGCGCTGGCGTTCGGCGCGGCGGCCGAGCACTTCGTACACCGACGGGTAGGCCGGGCGCTCCACGTAGCGTCCGGCGCCGGGTTCGGCGCGCAGGTCGCCGGCGGCCCAGAGCAGCTTGCCCTGGCTGATGGTGTGGCTGGGAATGCCGCGCACGGTGCGACCTTCGAAGATGTTGAAATCGACCCGCTGGTGATGGGTGGCGGCCGAGAGGGTGCGGCTGCCCTGCGGGTCCCAGAGCACCAGGTCGGCATCCGCGCCGACGCGGATCGCGCCCTTGCGCGGGAACAGGTTGAAGATCTTCGCGGTGTTGGTGGAGGTCAGCGCGACGAACTCGTGCATCGACAGGCGCCCGCTGTTGACCCCGGCGTCCCACAGCAGCGCCATGCGGTCCTCGATGCCGGCCGTGCCATTGGGAATCTTGCTGAAGTCGTCGCGGCCCATGGCCTTCTGCTCGGCGCAGAAGCAGCAGTGGTCGGTGGCGGTGGTATGCAGGTTGCCGGACTGCAGGCCGCGCCACAGCGCTTCCTGGTGTTCGACGGGACGGAACGGCGGGCTCATCACGTAGCCGGCCGCGGTGGCCCAGTCCGGGTGGCGGTAGACGCTGTCGTCGAGCAGCAGGTGCCCGGCCAGCACCTCGCCGTAGACCGGCTGGCCCTTGGCGCGGGCATAGGCGATCTCGTCCAGCGCCTCGCGGCTGGAAATATGCACCAGGTACAGCGGCGTACCCAGCGTCTCGGCGATGCGGATGGCGCGGCTGGCGGCCTCGCCCTCGACTTGCGGCGGACGCGACAGCGGATGCGCCTCGGGGCCGGTGAGGCCCTGGGCGAGGAGTTTCTGCTGCAGGTGGAAGACCAGTTCGCCGTTCTCCGCGTGCACCGTCGGCACCGCGCCCAGCTCCAGGCAGCGCTCGAAGCTGGCCACCAGGGTATCGTCGGCGGCCATGATGGCGTTCTTGTAGGCCATGAAGTGCTTGAAGCTGTTCACCCCGTGCTGTGCCACCAGCTCGCCCATTTCCCGGGCGACCTCGTCGCTCCACCAGGTGATGGCGACGTGGAAGCCGTAGTCCG containing:
- a CDS encoding cytosine deaminase, which produces MLIDNLRLRGREGLWQLRVADGRIAALVPMEQAADDAGERLDGAGGLAVPPFIEPHIHLDTTQTAGQPEWNRSGTLFEGIERWAQRKALLSHEDVKQRAWQTLKWQIANGVQHVRSHVDVSDPTLTALKAMLEVRGEVAPWVDLQIVAFPQEGILSYPNGLELLEESLRLGADVVGAIPHFEFTRELGVESLHKAIDLAKRYDLPVDVHCDEIDDEQSRFLETLAMLAHRDGLGARVTASHTTAMHSYNGAYTSRLFRLLKLSGINFVANPLVNIHLQGRFDDYPKRRGITRVKELLGAGINTCFGHDDVFDPWYPLGTANMLQVLHMGLHVTQMMGYDEIDGGLDLITRNSARTLGLREYGIEVGHPANLLVLPARDGFDAVRRQVPVRYSIRGGRLLAETVPAQTTVFLEQAEAVDFTRAS
- the codB gene encoding cytosine permease; the protein is MSADSNYSQQPVPLAARKSALALSVVMLGLTFFSASMWTGGTLGTGLSYDDFFLAVLLGNLMLGLYTAILGFIGARTGLSTHLLAHYSFGSKGSWLPSALLGGTQVGWFGVGVAMFAIPVAKATGLDVNLLILVSGALMTLTVFFGIAGLTLLSAIAVPAIVVLGSYSVWLAVRDAGGLAALQQVTPSAPLSLSTAIALVVGSFVSAGTLTADFVRFGRSARTAVVVCLVAFFLGNSLMFIFGAAGAAAVGKSDISDVMIAQGLLIPAILVLGLNIWTTNDNALYASGLGFANITGLSSRFLAMLNGALGTLAALWLYNHFVGWLTFLSAAIPPIGGVIIADYLSRRRRYRQHPCADIQAINWAAILAVACGTAAGHWLPGIVPVNAVLGAAIAYLLLNPLLSRSPNKPEEVLHAD
- the hydA gene encoding dihydropyrimidinase, which codes for MSLLIRGATVVTHEESYRADVLCANGLIQAIGENLETPSGCDVLDGGGQYLMPGGIDPHTHMQLPFMGTVASEDFFSGTAAGLAGGTTSIIDFVIPNPRQSLLEAFHTWRGWAQKSAADYGFHVAITWWSDEVAREMGELVAQHGVNSFKHFMAYKNAIMAADDTLVASFERCLELGAVPTVHAENGELVFHLQQKLLAQGLTGPEAHPLSRPPQVEGEAASRAIRIAETLGTPLYLVHISSREALDEIAYARAKGQPVYGEVLAGHLLLDDSVYRHPDWATAAGYVMSPPFRPVEHQEALWRGLQSGNLHTTATDHCCFCAEQKAMGRDDFSKIPNGTAGIEDRMALLWDAGVNSGRLSMHEFVALTSTNTAKIFNLFPRKGAIRVGADADLVLWDPQGSRTLSAATHHQRVDFNIFEGRTVRGIPSHTISQGKLLWAAGDLRAEPGAGRYVERPAYPSVYEVLGRRAERQRPVAVER
- the preA gene encoding NAD-dependent dihydropyrimidine dehydrogenase subunit PreA, yielding MMADLSIEFAGIKSPNPFWLASAPPTDKAYNVVRAYQAGWGGVVWKTLGEDPAAVNVSSRYSAHFGPNRQVQGINNIELITDRSLEINLREIAQVKKDWPDRALIVSLMVPCVEESWKYILPLVEATGADGIELNFGCPHGMPERGMGAAVGQVPEYVEMVTRWCKTHCSLPVIVKLTPNITDIRQSARAAHRGGADAVSLINTINSITSVDLERMVALPVVGTQSTHGGYCGSAVKPIALNMVAEIARDPQTRGLPICGIGGIGSWRDAAEFVALGCGAVQVCTAAMLHGFRIVEDMQDGLARWMDSHGYQRLSDFSGGAVGNTTDWKYLDINYQVIARIDQDACIGCGRCHIACEDTSHQAIASLPRADGTHRYEVIDAECVGCNLCQITCPVENCIEMVPQDTGKPYLNWTQDPRNPYREAS
- a CDS encoding NAD(P)-dependent oxidoreductase, with the translated sequence MIDSLNHLPRPDAGADTLAERFADLAPPLNARQAALESARCLYCYDAPCVNACPTEIDIPGFIRSIAQENVQGAAQKILSANILGGSCARVCPTEILCQRACVRNNAQECAPVLIGQLQRYALDHAGFDEHPFKRSPATGKRIAVVGAGPAGLSCAHRLAMHGHDVVLFEARAKAGGLNEYGIARYKLVDDFARREVEFLLQIGGIELRHGQRLGDNLALGALHDEYDAVFLGIGLAASKRLGLEDEDAPGLLAATDYIRELRQSDDLLDLPVADRCIVIGAGNTAIDMAVQMSRLGARDVNLVYRRGFEEMGATGHEQEIAKASQVRLLTWARPERVLLDEHGRVRGMRFARTRLENGRLGDTGEHFELAADAIFKAIGQAFEGASLGDPLAAQLRRDGERIQVDGQMRTSIPGIYAGGDCVALGEDLTVQAVQHGKLAAEAIHAQLMLNVEAA